The following proteins come from a genomic window of Streptomyces sp. GS7:
- a CDS encoding vitamin K epoxide reductase family protein, whose protein sequence is MTTTALDDVSTDDDHASGTGPIGSGRALALLLVITGALGGLAAWVITLDKFELLKDPNFKPACSFNPIISCGSVMQSKQAAVFGFPNPMAGLVGFGVVIAIGMALLAGARFRRWYWIGLNIGTLLAAVFCMWLMSQSLYEINALCLWCTLTWCVTILMFWYTTVHNIKHGIIPAPRGLRDAVLEFHWVVPVLWYGVIALLILTRWWSYWSSLL, encoded by the coding sequence ATGACGACGACAGCGCTTGACGACGTGTCCACCGACGACGATCACGCGAGCGGCACGGGCCCCATCGGCTCGGGGCGCGCCCTTGCCCTGCTGCTGGTGATCACCGGTGCGCTCGGCGGCCTGGCGGCCTGGGTGATCACCCTGGACAAGTTCGAGCTGCTGAAGGACCCGAACTTCAAACCGGCCTGCAGCTTCAACCCGATCATCTCCTGCGGCAGCGTCATGCAGAGCAAGCAGGCGGCCGTCTTCGGCTTCCCCAACCCGATGGCCGGGCTCGTCGGGTTCGGCGTGGTCATCGCGATCGGCATGGCCCTGCTGGCGGGCGCCCGCTTCCGCCGCTGGTACTGGATCGGCCTGAACATCGGCACGCTGCTCGCCGCCGTCTTCTGCATGTGGCTGATGTCCCAGTCGCTGTACGAGATCAACGCGCTGTGCCTGTGGTGCACCCTGACCTGGTGCGTCACCATCCTGATGTTCTGGTACACGACGGTGCACAACATCAAGCACGGCATCATCCCGGCCCCCCGGGGACTGCGCGACGCGGTCCTGGAGTTCCACTGGGTCGTCCCGGTGCTCTGGTACGGGGTGATCGCGCTGCTGATCCTCACCCGGTGGTGGTCGTACTGGAGCAGCCTGCTCTGA
- a CDS encoding replication-associated recombination protein A: MEPDLFTAAAEDRQERDPVGAPLAVRMRPRTLDEVVGQQHLLKPGSPLRRLVGEGHGGPAGPSSVFLWGPPGIGKTTLAYVVSQATNKRFVELSAITAGVKEVRAVIDGARRASGGYGKETVLFLDEIHRFSKAQQDSLLPAVENRWVTLIAATTENPYFSVISPLLSRSLLLTLEPLTDDDLRRLLQRALTDERGLAGTVTLPADTEAHLLRVAGGDARRALTALEAGAGAALAKGEPEITLQTLEESVDRAAVKYDRDGDQHYDVASALIKSIRGSDVDAALHYLARMIEAGEDPRFIARRLMISASEDIGLADPTALQTAVAAAQAVALIGFPEARITLSQATIALALAPKSNAAYMAIDAALADVRAGHAGAVPPHLRDSHYKGAQKLGHGQGYQYPHDLPGGIAAQQYAPDEVHGKRYYAPTRHGVEARYADVADRVRARLRGESGESGD; the protein is encoded by the coding sequence GTGGAGCCCGACCTGTTCACCGCCGCCGCGGAAGACCGTCAGGAGAGGGACCCCGTGGGGGCCCCTCTCGCCGTACGCATGCGCCCGCGCACCCTCGACGAGGTCGTCGGCCAGCAGCATCTGCTCAAGCCCGGTTCGCCGCTGCGCCGGCTGGTGGGCGAGGGGCACGGGGGGCCGGCCGGGCCGTCGTCGGTGTTCCTGTGGGGGCCGCCCGGGATCGGCAAGACGACCCTGGCGTACGTCGTCAGCCAGGCGACGAACAAGCGCTTCGTCGAGCTCTCCGCGATCACCGCCGGCGTCAAGGAGGTCCGGGCGGTCATCGACGGCGCCCGCCGCGCCTCGGGGGGATACGGCAAGGAGACCGTCCTCTTCCTCGACGAGATCCACCGCTTCAGCAAGGCCCAGCAGGACTCCCTGCTGCCCGCGGTGGAGAACCGCTGGGTGACCCTGATCGCCGCGACCACCGAGAACCCGTATTTCTCGGTGATCTCCCCGCTGCTCTCCCGTTCGCTGCTGCTGACGCTGGAGCCGCTCACGGACGACGACCTGCGTCGGCTGCTGCAGCGCGCGCTGACCGACGAGCGCGGGCTCGCCGGGACCGTCACGCTCCCCGCGGACACCGAGGCGCATCTGCTGCGGGTCGCCGGCGGCGACGCCCGGCGGGCGCTGACGGCCCTGGAGGCCGGCGCCGGGGCCGCGCTGGCCAAGGGGGAGCCGGAGATCACCCTTCAGACGCTGGAGGAGTCGGTCGACCGCGCGGCGGTGAAGTACGACCGGGACGGCGACCAGCACTACGACGTCGCCAGCGCGCTGATCAAGTCGATCCGGGGCTCCGACGTCGATGCCGCGCTGCACTATCTCGCGCGGATGATCGAGGCGGGGGAGGACCCGCGGTTCATCGCCCGCCGGCTGATGATCTCGGCGAGCGAGGACATCGGGCTGGCCGATCCGACGGCGCTGCAGACCGCGGTGGCGGCTGCCCAGGCGGTGGCGCTGATCGGCTTCCCGGAAGCCCGGATCACGCTGAGCCAGGCCACCATCGCGCTCGCCCTGGCACCCAAGTCCAACGCCGCCTACATGGCGATAGACGCTGCCCTGGCGGATGTGCGGGCCGGGCACGCCGGCGCGGTCCCCCCGCATCTGCGCGACAGCCACTACAAGGGCGCCCAGAAGCTCGGCCACGGCCAGGGATATCAGTATCCGCACGACCTGCCGGGCGGTATCGCGGCCCAGCAGTACGCCCCGGACGAGGTGCACGGCAAGCGCTATTACGCCCCGACCCGGCACGGCGTCGAGGCGCGCTACGCCGATGTCGCCGACCGGGTACGCGCCAGGCTGCGCGGCGAGAGCGGCGAGAGCGGCGACTGA
- a CDS encoding DUF2470 domain-containing protein: MASLNVPGVEDRDEAGLSAPACRAVTDEGDVLLLVPGDSAAARAAAHAQDDDLAAVMEITDVAPVSVPHRIRGRAWVAGWLTPVRNDDRSAAALLLAERHPVGELLGIGEALRPDAVPGLHGRAAWMMLRLEVGEGAVDDLWGAESVEPDAFAAAAPDPLVAHEAELLQHLHTAHGEQVRGLCALLGDRGAVCGQRDRAVPLGLDRFGLRVRFTDEAQRSFDARFDFPEPVRDIAELRRAMHTLFEAAAR, from the coding sequence ATGGCGTCGCTGAACGTGCCCGGAGTCGAGGACCGCGACGAGGCCGGCCTCTCCGCACCGGCCTGCCGGGCCGTCACGGACGAGGGAGACGTGCTGCTGCTGGTTCCCGGCGACTCCGCGGCGGCCCGGGCGGCGGCCCACGCGCAGGACGACGACCTGGCGGCCGTGATGGAGATCACGGACGTGGCACCGGTCTCGGTGCCCCATCGCATCCGCGGACGCGCCTGGGTGGCCGGCTGGCTGACCCCCGTACGCAACGACGACCGCTCGGCGGCGGCGCTGCTGCTCGCCGAGCGGCACCCCGTCGGCGAGCTGCTCGGTATCGGGGAGGCGCTGCGGCCTGACGCCGTGCCGGGACTCCACGGGCGGGCCGCCTGGATGATGCTGCGCCTGGAGGTCGGCGAGGGCGCAGTGGACGACCTGTGGGGCGCGGAGTCCGTGGAGCCCGACGCCTTCGCCGCGGCGGCGCCCGATCCGCTGGTCGCCCACGAGGCGGAGCTGCTCCAGCATCTGCACACGGCGCACGGCGAGCAGGTCCGCGGACTGTGCGCGCTGCTGGGCGACCGGGGCGCCGTCTGCGGGCAGCGCGACCGGGCCGTGCCGCTGGGCCTGGACCGCTTCGGGCTGCGGGTCCGCTTCACCGACGAGGCGCAGCGGTCCTTCGACGCCCGCTTCGACTTCCCCGAGCCGGTCCGCGACATCGCCGAGCTGCGCCGGGCGATGCACACCCTCTTCGAAGCCGCGGCGCGGTGA
- the rpsD gene encoding 30S ribosomal protein S4 — MNQSRPKVKKSRALGIALTPKAVKYFEARPYPPGEHGRGRKQSSDYKVRLLEKQRLRAQYDISERQMVRAYDRARKVEGKTGEALIVELERRLDALVLRSGLARTIYQARQMVVHGHISVNDRKVDKPSFRVRPGDVVMVRERSREKHPFQVAREGGYATDGETPRYLEVNLQALAFRLDRDPNRKEIPVICDEQLVVEYYAR, encoded by the coding sequence GTGAACCAGTCGCGTCCCAAGGTCAAGAAGTCGCGCGCGCTCGGCATCGCGCTGACGCCGAAGGCGGTCAAGTACTTCGAGGCCCGTCCCTACCCGCCCGGCGAGCACGGCCGTGGCCGCAAGCAGAGCAGCGACTACAAGGTCCGGCTGCTGGAGAAGCAGCGTCTGCGCGCCCAGTACGACATCAGCGAGCGCCAGATGGTCCGTGCCTACGACCGCGCTCGGAAGGTCGAAGGCAAGACGGGCGAGGCCCTCATCGTCGAGCTGGAGCGCCGTCTGGACGCGCTCGTCCTGCGTTCGGGTCTGGCCCGGACGATCTACCAGGCCCGCCAGATGGTCGTCCACGGCCACATCTCGGTGAACGACCGCAAGGTCGACAAGCCGTCCTTCCGCGTCCGCCCCGGCGACGTCGTGATGGTCCGCGAGCGCAGCCGCGAGAAGCACCCCTTCCAGGTTGCCCGCGAGGGTGGCTACGCCACCGACGGCGAGACCCCGCGCTACCTGGAGGTCAACCTCCAGGCGCTGGCGTTCCGCCTGGACCGGGACCCGAACCGCAAGGAGATCCCGGTGATCTGCGACGAGCAGCTCGTCGTCGAGTACTACGCCCGCTGA
- a CDS encoding ATP-binding protein, which yields MRRFSRPGPASRHSPARGRAPGNVPVELDRFVGRADELAALERQLAAARLVTLTGVGGVGKSRLALHSAAILQDRFCDGVWLVELSALREPHLLDHTVAEALALSDRTGRPSRAALRDHLADRELLLVVDGYEHLVDACAELTAELLCHAPALRVLAAGRRPLGLPGEHNLPVPPMNTADATALFTDRAVSVLPGFTTPEPADEAAVTELCDRLDGIPLALELAAGRLRALSVDQVLHRLDDRFRLLTGTVRGGLPRHRTLRCAIGWSHELCTPEERLLWARLTVFAGQFDLDAVEYVCSGPELPADELLDTVGELVAQSVLVREDAAAGVRYRMLDTVREYGAGWLAGTPDGERLRRRHRDWYVGLATWCELDWFSPRQAEIAARIDADLPNLRVALEQSLESTDDVHLGQYLAGTLWFYWVGCGRLSEGRHWLDRALELESGHDDARLKALWVTGQVAVLQGDTVGALGALQECREEAERTGNAAAAAYALHRTGCLALVCDDMPRAETLLRGALARYREMGELNSNVLMGQVELALAVAFQGQLEDAVRLCEDVRQVCGEHGERWTLAYAQFVLAFAAWSRGEGGRARALLEECLAIDHSFHDLLGAVLAIELLALVTLGEGDAEEAAVLQGAAGRIWPSVGLPLFGSRYYNQPHELCEQQARARLGAARYEHCLRTGGRLDLDATVARILQPGSPEDTAPGTRGVVRIAAPPTNQPAASPSASGGETAG from the coding sequence ATGCGACGCTTCTCGCGCCCCGGTCCCGCTTCCCGCCACTCCCCCGCGCGGGGGCGGGCGCCGGGCAACGTGCCCGTGGAGCTCGACCGGTTCGTCGGCCGCGCGGACGAACTGGCCGCGCTGGAGCGGCAGCTGGCCGCCGCCCGGCTCGTCACTCTGACCGGTGTCGGCGGCGTGGGGAAGTCCCGGCTCGCCCTCCATAGCGCAGCGATCTTGCAGGATCGCTTCTGCGACGGGGTGTGGCTGGTCGAACTGTCCGCACTGCGCGAACCGCATCTCCTGGACCACACGGTCGCCGAGGCGCTGGCACTGTCCGACCGCACCGGCCGCCCGTCCCGCGCCGCGCTCCGCGACCACCTCGCCGACCGCGAACTGCTGCTCGTCGTGGACGGCTACGAGCACCTGGTGGACGCCTGCGCCGAGCTGACCGCCGAGCTGCTGTGCCACGCCCCCGCGCTGCGCGTACTGGCCGCCGGCCGCCGACCGCTCGGGCTGCCCGGTGAGCACAACCTGCCGGTGCCCCCGATGAACACCGCCGACGCCACCGCCCTCTTCACCGACCGCGCCGTGTCCGTGCTCCCCGGTTTCACGACGCCCGAGCCGGCCGACGAGGCGGCGGTCACCGAACTCTGCGACCGCCTCGACGGCATCCCGCTGGCCCTGGAGCTGGCCGCCGGGCGGCTGCGCGCACTCTCCGTCGACCAGGTGCTGCACCGGCTCGACGACCGCTTCCGGCTGCTGACCGGCACGGTCCGCGGGGGGCTGCCGCGCCACCGGACGCTGCGCTGCGCCATCGGCTGGAGCCATGAGCTGTGCACCCCGGAGGAACGGCTGCTGTGGGCCCGACTGACCGTCTTCGCCGGGCAGTTCGACCTGGACGCCGTGGAGTACGTCTGCTCGGGCCCGGAGCTTCCGGCCGACGAACTCCTGGATACCGTCGGGGAGTTGGTCGCGCAGTCGGTGCTCGTACGGGAGGACGCCGCGGCCGGGGTGCGCTACCGGATGCTGGACACCGTGCGGGAATACGGCGCGGGCTGGCTGGCGGGGACGCCGGACGGCGAGCGGCTGCGCCGCCGGCACCGCGACTGGTACGTGGGGCTGGCGACCTGGTGCGAGCTGGACTGGTTCAGCCCCCGGCAGGCGGAGATCGCGGCCCGGATCGACGCCGACCTGCCCAATCTGCGCGTCGCGCTGGAGCAGAGCCTGGAGAGCACGGACGACGTCCACCTCGGCCAGTACCTGGCCGGCACCCTGTGGTTCTACTGGGTGGGCTGCGGGCGGCTCTCGGAGGGCCGGCACTGGCTCGACCGGGCGCTGGAGCTGGAGAGCGGCCATGACGACGCCCGGCTGAAGGCGCTGTGGGTGACCGGGCAGGTGGCGGTCCTCCAGGGCGACACGGTCGGCGCGCTCGGGGCGCTCCAGGAGTGCCGCGAGGAGGCCGAGCGGACCGGCAACGCCGCGGCCGCCGCCTACGCGCTGCACCGCACCGGCTGCCTCGCGCTGGTCTGCGACGACATGCCGCGCGCCGAGACGCTGCTGCGCGGGGCGCTCGCCCGATACCGGGAGATGGGCGAGCTCAACAGCAACGTGCTGATGGGCCAGGTCGAGCTGGCGCTGGCGGTGGCCTTCCAGGGGCAGTTGGAGGACGCGGTTCGGCTGTGCGAGGACGTCCGGCAGGTGTGCGGGGAGCACGGCGAGCGCTGGACGCTGGCGTACGCGCAGTTCGTGCTGGCCTTCGCGGCCTGGTCGCGCGGGGAGGGCGGGCGGGCGCGGGCGCTGCTGGAGGAGTGCCTGGCCATCGACCACTCCTTCCACGACCTGCTGGGCGCGGTGCTGGCGATCGAGCTGCTGGCCCTGGTGACGCTCGGCGAGGGCGATGCGGAGGAGGCGGCCGTGCTCCAGGGCGCGGCCGGCCGGATCTGGCCGTCGGTGGGGCTGCCGCTCTTCGGCTCGCGCTACTACAACCAGCCGCACGAACTGTGCGAGCAGCAGGCCCGGGCCCGGCTCGGGGCGGCGCGCTACGAGCACTGCCTGCGGACCGGCGGGCGGCTGGACCTGGACGCGACGGTGGCCCGGATCCTCCAGCCCGGGAGCCCCGAGGACACCGCCCCCGGGACGCGCGGGGTGGTGCGGATCGCCGCGCCCCCGACGAACCAGCCCGCCGCCTCCCCCTCCGCGAGCGGCGGGGAGACGGCGGGCTGA
- a CDS encoding DUF948 domain-containing protein, protein MSGGEVAGILVAVFWAILVSFLALVLVRLAQTLKATTKMVAEVSEQAVPLLADASATVRSAHTQLARVDAIAADVQEVTANASALSSTVSSAFGGPLVKVAAFGYGVRRAIGKKGEAAPAAGRAQRTVVVGRTLPGARRGGRRNRRSKD, encoded by the coding sequence GTGTCCGGTGGAGAGGTGGCCGGGATCCTCGTGGCCGTCTTCTGGGCGATCCTCGTGTCGTTCCTCGCCCTCGTACTGGTGAGGCTCGCACAGACCCTCAAGGCGACGACCAAGATGGTGGCCGAGGTGTCCGAGCAGGCCGTGCCGCTGCTCGCCGACGCGTCCGCGACCGTTCGCTCCGCGCACACCCAGCTCGCCCGCGTCGACGCCATCGCCGCCGACGTCCAGGAGGTCACCGCCAACGCCTCCGCGCTCTCCTCGACCGTCTCCTCCGCCTTCGGCGGGCCACTGGTCAAGGTGGCCGCGTTCGGCTACGGCGTGCGCCGCGCGATCGGCAAGAAGGGCGAGGCGGCCCCTGCCGCCGGGCGCGCCCAGCGCACCGTCGTCGTCGGCCGTACCCTGCCCGGCGCCCGCCGCGGCGGGCGCCGCAACCGTCGCTCCAAGGACTGA
- a CDS encoding DUF6167 family protein, with translation MFRRAFWFTTGAAAGVWATNKVHQKLRKLQPDSLAAQAADKAVETGHRLRQFALDVRTGMADREEQLHDALGLSSPADVPELPAPRRAVLETPYRTTRTTGPNGLTGPTGKEDH, from the coding sequence ATGTTCCGCCGCGCATTCTGGTTCACCACCGGCGCCGCCGCCGGAGTGTGGGCCACCAACAAGGTCCACCAAAAGCTGCGCAAGCTGCAGCCCGACAGCCTCGCCGCCCAGGCCGCGGACAAGGCCGTCGAGACCGGACACCGGCTGCGCCAATTTGCATTGGACGTACGGACCGGAATGGCGGACCGTGAAGAGCAGCTGCACGACGCCCTCGGGCTCAGTTCGCCGGCCGACGTGCCCGAGCTGCCCGCACCGCGCCGCGCGGTGCTCGAAACGCCGTACCGCACCACGAGAACAACCGGACCGAACGGTCTGACCGGACCGACTGGAAAAGAGGACCACTGA